Genomic segment of Hymenobacter aquaticus:
TGCCGCCAGAGGCGGGGTTCGGCTTCGTCGCGGAAATACCAGCCATTGGCCACGATGCCGTGTTCGGAGGGCCACTTGCCCGTTAGGTAAGTAGCCTGCACCGAGCACGTAACGGCCGGCAGTACGTGCCCCACCGTCGCCACGGCCGCCTGCGCCGCCCAGCTCCGCAGAAAGGGAGTGTTTTCGCCCAGGGCCGCCGGCGTGAGCCCCACTACGTTGATGACAACGGTTTTACGCATAGATTTGGAAAGCCCGGATTCCGGGGTAAAAACAGTGGCCGGGCCGGCTGAATACGCTGATTAAAAAGTCAGGAGATTATAGCTGAGGCCGGGGCGGTGGCCGGCAAGGTCAGCGCCTGCCGCACCCACTGCAATTCCCGCTCGATAGAGGTAGCCAGATCCTGCTTGATGCTGGGCGGCAGCACGTCCCAGGTGTAAGTTTCTACTTCCAGGTAGCGGGTAATGGGCTGGCCAGCCAACAGCGCCAGCACCTGCCGCAGCTCGGCCTGCGTGGATTGGAGCTGCTCATACCGCTCCAAAAAGATGGGTACGTGAAAATGGGTGCGCCATTCCTGCACTTCTCGGGCATCAATATCGGCCAGGGCCGGGGGCAGGTCGGGGTAGTGGCGCAGGCGGCCGTCGTGGGAGCGGGCTACCACCTGGTGCAGGTAGGCGGGTTCGACGAAGCGGGCAAACTGCCGGGCAATTTCCTGGCGCCCCGCAGAGTCGGCGGGCAAATCGGCCTTCAGGGCCGCGCTGAGCTGCACCCGGCCTACTTTGATGCCCGCCGCCGCCAGCCGGGCCAGCACGTCGGCCGGGGCTTCGTAAGCCAGGGCAAAGTGGCACACGTCGTAGCAGAGGCGCACGTGGTCGAACACGGCCTGATGGGCCGCCGCCGCCGACAGCCCCAGCCGGGCCTGCAGGCGCGCCGTGGCCTGCGGGAGCAGGTATTCCTGGTAAAAGGCCACAAACTCAGCCGAGGTTTCGAGCAGACCATCGGGCTCGGGCTCAATATCCAGGTGAATAAGCCGGTTGGTCAGCCGCTGTAACACGACCAGTTCTTCCACCAGCTCGGCCAGCTGCCGGGCGCTTTGCTGCAGCACGGTTGCGGTGTGGGCTTCGTCGCCGGCCAGCCAGGGTTTGTAGGAAAGTGGCGAGGTAGAAATGCCGCCATCCAGACCGGCTGGTAACAGGGTTGCCAGCTGATGCGCGAGGCGCTTGGTGTACGCCAGCCGGGCCGGCGTGGTCCAGTCGGGCTGGTGCACCGCGTCCTTCACCACCGTGTGGTGGAAATTCCCGAACGGAAAGCCGTTGATGATGGGCACGTACAGGCCTTGCTGGGTGAGCCACGCCTGAAATTCGGCCAGTTGCCCCGGCTGCGCCAGTTCCCGGCTGGCCTGGTCGGAAAGCCGCAGACCGACGGCCAATGGCTCGGTGGGCGCCAGGCGGGCTTTGATGGGCAGCAGATAGTCCTGCAGGCTTTGAAAGACGGCCGCCCAGGTTTCGCCGGGGTGAATGTTGGTGCAATACGTCAGGTGGTAGCCGTGGCCGATGTTCATTATGCCAGGCTAAGAGGATGAAGATTGGGCTCTACGGGGCTGCGGCTGGTATTTTGCCAGGCTTTTAGGTACGATATGGCTTCCAGCAGCCGGGCCGTGTCGAGGGCATGGACTTCGACGCCCCGCCCGATTTCCGCCAGCAGCATAACGGTGAGCTGCCCACCCAGATGTTCCCGGAACTCCTGCAAGCCGAGCAGTAGGCTGTCCGGGTGCGCCGGCTGCTCGGCGTGGGCGGCCATTTTGGGGCAGAACACGGCAAAGCCCAACTCGTGCAGCACCCGCAGCACCCGTTCCAGCACCGGCACCTCAATAAGGCCCGCCAGGTGCGAATACACGCAGTCGAGGGCAATGCCGATGGCTACGGCTTCGCCATGCCGCAACTGGTAGTCGGTAAGCTGCTCCAGCTTGTGCGCGGCCCAGTGGCCAAAATCCAGGGGCCGGGACGAGCCTTGCTCGAAGGGGTCGGGGCCGGCAATGTGCTGCAGGTGCAGCTCGGCGCAGCGCCGGATAACGTGTTGCATCGTGGGCAGGTGCCGGGCTACCAGGGCCGGGGTGTGCTGCTCGAGGTAAGTGAAAAAAGCCGCGTCCTTAATCAGCCCGACCTTGATGGCCTCGGCAATACCGGCGCGCCAGTCCCGCTCGTCGAGGGTCAGCAGAAACCGGCTGTCGTTGAGCACGGCGTAGGGCGGGGCGAAGGTGCCCAGGAAGTTTTTCTTTCCGAAGGCATTGACGCTGTTTTTGACCCCGATGCCCGAGTCGTTCTGCGAAAGAACCGTCGTCGGTATCCGCACCAGCCGCACGCCCCGGTGCGCCACGGCTGCCACGTAGCCCACCAGGTCGAGCACGGCGCCGCCGCCCACCGCCAGCAGGTACGAGTGCCGGTCGACGTGGCGCTGGTGAATTACTTCCAGCAGTTGCTGCACCAGGGCCGGACTATTTTTGCACGCTTCCCCACCTGCCACTACCAGCGGTTCGCCGTTGAGCTGCAAGGCCTCGGCGTGGGCCGTAAAGTACTGCGCAATATTGGTTTGGATATGCGGATGATGCGCCACCACGCCGCTATCCAGCACCACGACGGCCCGGCGCGGCCCGAGTGCGTCGGCCTGGGTCAGCACGGTGCGCAGCACGGAGTTATCGGGCCGGAAAAGCTCTTCCGTGAAGTAAACCGGGTAAGAAAACGAAACCTGAAACTGCTGCTGAATAACGGAGGAAAGCATACATCGGGAATAGAGGAAAGTGGAAAGCCGCGCCTCAGGTGACGGCGAAAACCCGGGCCAGCAGCCGCGACACGGGAAACAGGAGCAGCACCAGCACCCCATACTGCCAGCCCGCGAAGCCCGCCGCCAGCGTGGCGTCCAGCAGAATCAGGGCCATGACGCCGGCCTTCACGGCCTGCCGCACGTCCTGGGCCTGCAGCGAAGCCAGGGCGCGCAGCAAGGGCGGAAAAATGAAGTAGCCAAAGCCCAGCAGAAAAGGAACAGCCGATAGGGCCGCCACCTGGGGCAAGCCCAACACGGCCAGAATAGCCGCGACGACCAGCCCATACAGTGCCAAAGAGCCCAGCAACGCTTTCTTGTTGCCGCCGTGCACCTCCCCGCGGCTAATGCTGGTAATAGCGGCAATGTAAACCAGCGGAATCAGACCGATAAACCAATAATGGCTAAGCGCGGCGGGTACCGCACTGAGGCCCAGCAGCAGATTGGCCCCTCGGCACGCGCCCATGTTCAGAGGCCCGAGCCAGGAGTGGTGCTTGCCCCAAGCGTCGTAGAGCAGGGCCAGCGCGGCAATGCCGGCCGCCAGTAGGCCGCTGATAAAAGACACCTGCCAGGCTGCCACAATGCCGCTCAGTAGCAAGCCCGTACCCAGCAGGCCGGCACTCAGGCGGGTAGCCTGCCCGCTCGGAATGGGGCGTTCGGGGCGCTCCAGGCGGTCCAGCTCGGCGTCGCACACGTCGTTGAACACTACCCCGCCGCCGTAGAGGCCAACGGTAGCCAGGACCAGCCAGCCCAACGTCTGCACCCGTGCCCCCGGTGCTGCGCGTAGCAAGCCGGCCGCCGAGCCGGAAGCCGCGAAGCCCAGCAGAATATCCGCCACGGCGGTAATGATGTTGGCGGGCCGCATGAGCCGCAGGTGCGCCACTACTCGCTTCATACGGCTGCTTCAGCGAATAAGAGCCGACGACGGATCGGACTGCGGCACCTGCCCGCCGCGCAGAATCGAGCTGCCCGCGTAGCGCTGACTTTGGTCGACGGCGGGGGCCTGCAGCCAGTCGCTTTCCGGCATCTGCCCGCTTTGCCCGAAGGCCGCCAGGGCGTTTTGGTAGGTCACCAGGTGCACGGCTTCGGCGCTGATGCCGCGCTCCAGCATCAGCTGGGCCGTCTTGGGCACGGCCAGCGGGTCGCTGATGCCCCAGTCGGCGGCGCTGTTCACCATGATGCGCTCCGGCCCGTACTGCCGCACGATTTCAGTCATGCGCTCATTGCCCATCTTGGTGTGCGGGTAAATCGTGAAAGCGGCCCAGAAACCCCGTTCCAGCACCTGTTCCACTGTTTCCTCGTTGTTGTGGTCTACAATGACCATGTGCGGGGCCAGGCCGTGTTCCAGTGCTACCTCCATGCTGCGGATGGTGCCCTGTTTTTTGTCGCGGTGGGGCGTATGAATCTGGACGGGTAGTCCCGCTTCGCGGGCCAGCTCCAGCTGGAGCCGGTAGTATTTGTCCTCGGCGGCGGTCTGGTCGTCGTAGCCGATTTCGCCCACGCCCACCACGCCTTCCTTGTAGATAAACAGCGGCAGCAGCTCCATTACCTCTTCCGCCAGCGCCTCGTTGTTGGCCTCTTTCGAGTTCAGCCCAATCGTGCAATAATGCCGGATACCAAACTGACTGGCCCGGAACCGCTCAAAGCCGATGAGGTGGCTGTAGTAGTCTTTGAACGTCCCGACCTCCGTGCGCGGCTGGCCCATCCAGAAGGCCGGCTCGATGACGGCGACTACCCCGGCCCGCTGCATGGCCTGGTAGTCGTCGGTGGTACGGGATGTCATGTGTACGTGGGGGTCAATGTAGGCCATAGGCGTCGGTGAGCAACAATAGGTGAATGGGTGAGGGAGAATGTGCGGCGGCCTGGGGTTACAGCAGATAGGCTTGCTCCCCAATGCGGTGCCAGGTAACGGATTCGTGGGAAAGGGTCTGTCGGGCGGCCGGATGCTGCGCCAAGAGCTGTTCGGCCGCTGGCAGCGTAGATTCGGAAAGCGCCAGAGCGGCGGCCTGCACCTGCAATGGTTCAGGGCTGCGGAGCAGGGGCCGCAGATTCTCCAGGCTTTCGGGGGTAAAATAGGGGCTAACCAGCCGCCACACTTCCGGCGTCAGGCTGCGGCCGGCGGCCCACCGTTCGTGCGCATAGTCCAGCAGCATCCGCGCCAGTGTCGGGTTGCGGCGGTTGTCGAGCCCGTATATCTGGTAAAGCGGCCGGGCGTTGAATACCGCCTTGAGCACCATCTGATTCCAGGCTTCCGGCGGCAGAAAGTCGTGCGGATACGGATTGTGCAGCGCTACGGCGTCAAACACGTCGGTTATGGTGGAGCGTATACCGTCCGTGGCCCAGCTCAGGTGTGTTTCCGGGTAGGGCAAAACCGGCAGACCGCTGTACAATGCCACCAGCTCGCCCAGGTCGGCGGTGGCGCTGAGGCGGTGCAGCAGCGCGCCATAGTCATCCGAACTGTGGTGCGGGGCCCGGGCCAGCAGCAAGGCGCGGGTCGCCTGGGCCAGCGTCCACCGTTCCGGGCTGAAGCCCGCATGCAGCGCTTTGGCTTCAAGAGCCTGAGCCTGAGTCAGGGCCAGGTGCGCTTTGCCGCTAAGCCGAGGCACCCGGCTGAAGGCCGCCAGAAAGTCGCGCTCCGAAAGCTGAGCGGAGAGTGTATCCTGCAACCAGGATACACTCTCCGCCGGCAGCTGGGCCATTACCAGCGGCGTTAGCCAGGCGCATAAGGCAGCAGTGTTCATGCGTGGAAAGCTGTAAGAAAACGCTGGCTTAGTTTGGCGCTAGGCGCTTTGATCGGCTGGTAGGGTGGGCTGGTACTCGAAGCTGGGGCCGGCCGTGGTCGGGCTGCCGGGCTTGATAACGACCTGCATCATGCCAATGGCCTGGGTTTTCAGGGTAAACATGGCCCCGATAGCGCCCTGAATGGCAGCCGGCGTGCCGTTGAAGGTCTGGTGGAGCGCCTGCAACAGCCCGGTGTAGGAATAGTTGAACGTGTCGCAGTCGTTGCGGGCCAGCGTACCGGGGGCATACTGCGCCGCTTTCGGATTGGTAACGACCGGGTACACGCCCGCCGGATCGAAGGCAATGGCCGGACCGCTGTAGCTGTAGCCGTCGTCGAACGGCTCCGCGTCCTCGGCCCCGACCGGCACCGCCGCCGTAGTCGGCACCAGCTGGCGGCCGTGGTAGATTTCGGCAAACCGGTAGTAGTGCGCCAGCTCGGTGGGCGAAGCCTGGGGCGAGGTAGTCGTGCCCTCTCCTTGTTCCACAATCAGGTCGATGGCGGCCACGGCTTGGGCCAGGTTGGTTACGGGGGTAATGCCCATGTAGGTGGCGCTTACCTGCCGTGAGGTGTCGCCGGTAAAAATGCCTTCACCGTTGGCTATCAGGGCTTCCCGTATCTTTTCGTAAAACTGCCCGATCGTAAGCGGCGGCGCGGCCGCAGCCCGCAGGCCCACCACCGGATAGTTCAGCGGGTCTTCCGGCTCCTCAATCACCATGAAGACGTTCTTCACCAGATCCAGGGAGAAGGGGGCCAGCGGCACGGTCAGCTGCGACTCGACGGTGCCGGGCAATGGTCCCGGGTACTGCGGAATGAAGTCGGGCGAGTCGATAACCGGGGCGCCCCCGATGGCATTGAGAATGTTGCAGGCCAAAGCCATGTGCGTCATTTCCTCAATCACGACCGACTGAATCAGCGCGGCAATAGCGTCGTTCTTGCCCTGGATCAGCGAGTACAGCGCGTACAGGTAGGGTGGGATGGTAGAGTGCTCCAGCTCGATGGCCTGCTGTAAAGCGGTGCGCAATGCGGCCGGATCGGTCAGATCCTGGGCCAGGGAAGATTTCAGAAGTAGCATAGGACACGGGAAAAGATTCGGAAAAAGGAACAGGACAGCCGTTAGTGGTTCACCAGGCCCATGCGGCGCGACAGGGCAGCGGTTTTGCCGCCTTGCATGGCTTTCTTCGACGCCACCGCCAGGTCATCGGCGGTTGGGGCATCGGCGGGCACCGCTTTTTCCACCATATCTGCCGCCGCGGTGGCCCGGAAAGCCGATGGCGCAGTACCCAGCACGAGTTCCGGAGCTGCCAGCCAGCTGAGAATGGCCGTGCGTTTCGGCGTCGACAGGTCCCGCGTGACGGGCATCGTGTTGGAATCAGTGATGGGCAGCCCAAATGCCATTTGCAGCAGCCCGCGGTTGGCCCATACCGCGTCCACGTCCGCCAGGTCCAGGAAGCGCTTCATCACGGGGTACAGGTTGGCGTACTGCTGGAAAATCGGCTGTAGGCTGCCATACCAGCTTACCGGCTGGTCGGCCGTAAAGGCGCTCATGCCCAGAATACTGACGAAAGTATCGGGGCCAAATGGACACACGACAATGGTATTCTGCTCGTTTGGGGTGGGCGCGCCAATACCGTTCACCGTAGCCCGGATACCATAAAGCTGCCCGTCGATGTAGTCGCGCGGCGTCGCCAGGTTCTCTACCTTGATGGTGAGCGTGGCGGTGCCGTTGGCATCGGTGGTAACCGCGGGCGTAAACGTCATTGCCTGGCCGGCCTGGCCCAGTGGGGGGCCGTTCGGATCCAGCTGCGAGGCATCGTACTCCAGCGTTACTGCCGTTTGGGCCAGGGGCTTGCCGTACTGGGTGGCATACAGGCGGGCTTCGGCCGAGTTGCCACTGTCGATCCGGAAAACGTAGTCATCGGTGCGCACATACAGGCCCTGTAGGGTTTCGGTGGTTACGTTGTTGGCGTAATCCGGCGCCGTGCTGGCTTGCGCCACCTGTACTTGCAGACGGGTAGTAAGAACTTTGGCCAGCTCGGCATCGGTGAGGGGCCGGTCGGGCGGAAACACGAGGATGCCGCCGGTTTGCTCATACCAGGTGGGGGCCTGGTAGCCGTCGAAGGAGCCCAGCGGCAGTGTGCCTTGCGCATTGTCGGCGTCAGCCACCAGCGTTATCGTACCCTGGTCCAGCAGCGGGCCGCCGGGCTGGGTGGTCGGCAGCGCATTGCCCAGGTCGAGGTAGATGCGCCGGTCTTGCTCATCGACCCGGGCCACGCACGGCCCGATCTGGGGCGCAGCAATAGAAACGGAGGAATCGGTAGCAAACGCCTGAAAGCCGTACGGAATCAGCTGGCGACCCGGCACGAAGAAGCGCGGCTCGGCGGCCGTGGCTACCCCGATACTGCCCACGATGCGGCCCCGGGTGAAATTGGGGGTGCCAAAATTAGTATTGTAGCCGTCCACGTTAAACTTGATGGACAACAGCCCATCGGTGGCGGCGGCCTTGAGTGCCTGCAAAAAGGGCGACTTGGAAATATCGAACCATTCCAGATCCGTCAGGACCGATTGGTAGATGCTGCTCAGGCCCATGTCGCCGGCTTGGCCGCGGCCCGTGGCCCGCGGCCACAGGTCCTTGAAGCTGGCCGGCTCGTACTGGGCCCGTAGCAGGTCGTTGCCATCCTGGTCACAAATCCGCACCTCCAGGCCCCACACCCCGGACACGAGTTGCTGCTGTGGGTCCAAGTCCACGATTTTGGCGGGCGCGCGGCGGTTGGTATCCGCTATCAGGCAGGTAAAGATGCTGTCGGTGGCCGGTGCCGCCTCATCGGGCCCCAGCCAAGCCCCCGTAACGTTGCAGCCGTACAGCCGCCATTCAGCGCCGCCAGTGGGGTTCCACCAGCCATTAGGGTGTCCTTTCGTACCCAATTGCTGGTAGTTAGGCTTGAAGGTCGCATTGTTGAAATGCCTGACATCGTTGTTGACGGTGGAAGGCGCCGCTTGAAACTGACCGGCAAATGACAGGCGTAGCCCGCTGAGGTAGCTCATGGTTAGGTATGTTGGGGTAGAAAGAGTGACACGTAGCATGAACTTGCCAGCCAAGCAGCGGGCAAGGGCACAATAGGCTTGGGGAAGACAGCGGCCTGTCCCCGGTATAAGTCCAATTGTGCCTTTATATCAGGCAAAAAGGACCTGTGGATAATGATAGTAAAGCTACAGGTGACACCAGAGCCGAAAAAAGGAACTAATGCGTTATAATGTGACAGCTATATATATAAATCATTGCTGTTAATAGTGTTTCCTACTATATTATATTCTATTGACTTATAGTTGTTTATTAAATTGCTGTAGTTTTGAGTAAGCTTTATTTGTTTGTTTAATTATATAAAATGTGACAAAAGTAAAAAGTGTTGATGGTTGCTTAGCTGGGCGCAAGAGGCCCCGTCAGTTCAGAAATACGATTGCTCGACCCGCTTTCATCACCAGACTAGAGTATGCCTGCACCTTGGGCGAAGACCAAACACGAAAAAGCCGCTGCTGCACTTACTATGTGAGTGCAACAGCGGCTTTCGTGGCCGGAAAAAAGAGGTGCGTATTACGCAGCCGAGTCGAAGGGAGTGGCTATCTGGCCGTAGTTCAGGCCGTGGCGCTGGCAGGCTTCCTGCAGAATGGTTTTCTGCCAGGGGCGTAGCACCTGGTCGGCGCCCAGCTCGATGATGTCGGCTACGAGGCGGTTCGACAGCACCAGGTTGGCCACGTACACGTTGATATCAGCTGTGATGAGGCCTTTTAACTGGGTCAGGAGCTGCTCGCGGGCGTCGGCTTTGGCGGCTTTTTCCCCGCTGAGGCGGCGGCGGAAAGGAAAGCGGCGCTGCTCGCCCGTGGCGGCGGGCTCGGGCACCGGCACAAAGTTGTCGGGGGAGAGGGCGGCCAGCTGGTCGAGGTAGGGGGCGCGCTTCAGCTCGGGGTGCAGGCCCCGGGTGTTTTTCCAGTCGTTGGCGTCGCGTGGGGTGTCGCGCACCAGCTCCGAGAGCCGGTCGTTGGCAAACACCATGTAGGGCGGCTTGTCGAGCTGCCGGGCCACCTGGTCGCGCAGCATGTACAGGTCACGGAACAAGGGCAGCTCCCCGGGCAGGATGCGGTATTTGCCCGCAATGCGCAGGTAGGGCCGGTCGTCGCGGGTGTAGCGCACTTCCTCCAGGGTGGCGTTTTCCTGCGCGGCCCACTCGGCACGGCCCAGGGCCGCCAGCTTGGCCTGCAGGCGGTCGGCCAGCTCGAAGAGGTAGAGCACGTCGTTGGCCGCGTACACTTTCTGGGCTTCGGTGAGGGGGCGCTTCAGCCAGTTCGACTTCTGCTCGCCCTTATCGACTTCCAGCCCCAGCTCGGCCTGAATCAGGCGGCCCAGGGAGATGTTGTTGTCGGATTCGCCGAGCAGGGTGTACTGCACGCTGGTGTCCAGAATATTGCGCACGTGCACGCCGTAGAGCTCATCGAGCAGCAGAATATCCGACTTGCAGCTGTGGAATACCTTCTCGATGGCCGGCTCGCGCAGCAGCACCCAGATGGGCTCCAGCTCCTGGGCGGGGTTGGTCAGCGGAATCGGGTCAATCAGATACACTACCTGCCCGTCGAAGATCTGAATCAGCGCCAGGTTGCGGCCGTAGCGGTGGCGCATGTCGTCGAACTCCAGGTCGACGGCCAGGCGGGGGGCGGCTTGCAGGGCAGTAGCCGCTTGCTGCACGTCGGCTTCAGTAGTCAGGTAATGAATAGTAGGTGTAGACATTCAGGCAAAGAGAAAGACAACAAAGCCGCGGCCAGACGCCGGCCAGCGGCCATTGGGGTAAAGGTAGGCACGGCGGCCGGGCAAAACCAACCAGCCGGGTAATAGAGCAGCGGACAGCCGCTCAAGAGACATTCCAACGCCGAAAAACGCGGGCAAGGTACTGTTTTGTCCCGCATTCCGGCCCACGCGCTATTCGTCGTCGTCGTCCTCGTCGTGGTGGCTGAAATCCAGCTCCCGGGCCACGTGCAGGGCATCCTGCACAACTTCCGCCATCAGGTCTTTGGTATCCGCGTCGAGGGTGCGCTCAAAGAGGTTGAGCAGCAGCTCGCCGTCCTCGTTCACGTACAGGTTGGTGTAGAGCTTCTCGAACAGCTTGGCGTCCTTGGTAATCGTGGCGTCGATTTCGGCTACCGAGCGGGCCTTCAGAGCGCGGTGCATCACTTCCATCACCCGGCGGCTTTCCTCATGGTCGCCCAGGTCGGCCAGCAGCTTCAGCACCGACATGGCCACGGCCAGGCGCACCCGCTCGAAGCGGAAGGCAAGGTCGGCGGCCGGGGCCTGCTCGAACGTTTTATAGGCGGAAAGGTCGGCGGGGGTGAGGTATTGCGTGACTTCGGCCTCGGTGCGGAACGCTTCCCGCAGAAGCTGCTCGTACAAACTGCTGCTCATAAAGGTAAAAACTACTGGCGGGCCGCCGCCCCCGAAATGTGGAGCCACGGCCAAATTAATTGGCAGGATAAGGTTACGGCGTGTAACCTCCGGGCCCAAAGGTACGATTGCAGGGAATGGGAACCGGCTTCGGCGGCCGTGGGCGTCAACTTTACGCTCCGGCTTTGGTTTGTGGTCCGTACGCTGCTCCTGTTCACATCCACTTTACGCTTTTGCCGCACCGATGACACACAAGAAAAAATGGCTGGTTTTTGCCCCCTCCGGGCTGATGGTAATCGGGCTGGGTACCTGCCTGGTGCAGTGGGCTTCGGCCATGAAAGAGAACGGCGCGCCCACGGCGCAGTGGGTAGGGGCCGGCACGTTGGCCCTGGGCGTGTTCAACGCCGGCGTCAGCCTGTTTGGCCGGGGCGTGGCGGAAAATGTGCTCTACCAGATCCGGGAAAAGGACGCGGCCCCGGCGGAAGGCAACTAGCTCCGGCCCGAAAACCCGGCCGCAAGCCCCGAAGCGGCGAAATTAGCTACCGGATGCCTCTTCGGTCGTTACGTTTGGCGCTTCGGTCGTTACGGCTGAGGCTTCGGGTGCTACCGGCGACTCTTCGGGTGCTGCGCCCGGGGCTTCGGGTGCTACCGGCGCGGCTTGGGTTGGTACGGGCGCGGCTTCGGGTGCTACGGTTACGGCTTCGGGCGCGGCGGGCCGGGCTTCGCTCAGGCGTGGCCGGCCAGGCGCTGCTCCTCGCTTTCCTCCAGGTCGTTGAGCTCAATCTGGAGGGCTACCACCGAAATCTGGATTTCGTAGAGCGACATGCCCAGCGACACCAGCAGGGCCAGCAGGCTGCCGCCAAACACCAGCGCCCCGGCCGCGTTGAAGCCCGCGTAAATCAGGAACATGGCCAGCACGCAGCCCAGCATCGAGGCCACGCCCACGGCCTGCATGTTGCGCACCATTTCTACCCGCCGGCGCAGGTTGTGAATCTGCTGGATCAGGTGGGGGCTGTGGGTGGTTTTGTACTGGGTTTTGAGCGTGCGCACGATGTTGACCAGCGCCAGAAACCGGTTGGTGTAGGCCAGCAGCAGCAGCGACAAAGCCGGAAACAACAGCGCCGGCGTGGTAAGGGTAATTTCCATAGACAAGAAAGCTGGGGCGTTCCGGCCGGGGCGGCGGCTGTTTTTGGGGCAGCGGGCCGGGGGCCGACAGCCGAAAGTAGCCGCAGATTCAATAGGTTTGACCTCTTTGCCGGATTTTCCGCCGTTTCTCTTCCTTGCCGTTTGCCCATGCCCACGATTAAAGTACCGGCTCTGATCCGAGCCCTGTTGCTATTGCCCTGGCTGCTGTTGGCCGCGGCCCTGCCCGGCAAGGCCCAGACCGCCGCCCGCCTGCTGACGCCCGCGCAGTTTCTGGGCTATCCGCTGGGCAGCCGCTTTACGGCCCACGCCCAAGTGCTGAGCTACGTGCAGCAGGTGGTGCAACACTCGGGCGGGCGCATGCGGCTTCAGCCCTACGGCACCACCTACGAAGGCCGTCCGCTGGAAGTCGTGCAGATCGGGACGCCGGAAAACCTGGCCCGCCTCGACGACATCCGGCGCAACAACCTGCGGCTGGCGGGTC
This window contains:
- the eboE gene encoding metabolite traffic protein EboE, producing the protein MNIGHGYHLTYCTNIHPGETWAAVFQSLQDYLLPIKARLAPTEPLAVGLRLSDQASRELAQPGQLAEFQAWLTQQGLYVPIINGFPFGNFHHTVVKDAVHQPDWTTPARLAYTKRLAHQLATLLPAGLDGGISTSPLSYKPWLAGDEAHTATVLQQSARQLAELVEELVVLQRLTNRLIHLDIEPEPDGLLETSAEFVAFYQEYLLPQATARLQARLGLSAAAAHQAVFDHVRLCYDVCHFALAYEAPADVLARLAAAGIKVGRVQLSAALKADLPADSAGRQEIARQFARFVEPAYLHQVVARSHDGRLRHYPDLPPALADIDAREVQEWRTHFHVPIFLERYEQLQSTQAELRQVLALLAGQPITRYLEVETYTWDVLPPSIKQDLATSIERELQWVRQALTLPATAPASAIIS
- a CDS encoding 3-dehydroquinate synthase, yielding MLSSVIQQQFQVSFSYPVYFTEELFRPDNSVLRTVLTQADALGPRRAVVVLDSGVVAHHPHIQTNIAQYFTAHAEALQLNGEPLVVAGGEACKNSPALVQQLLEVIHQRHVDRHSYLLAVGGGAVLDLVGYVAAVAHRGVRLVRIPTTVLSQNDSGIGVKNSVNAFGKKNFLGTFAPPYAVLNDSRFLLTLDERDWRAGIAEAIKVGLIKDAAFFTYLEQHTPALVARHLPTMQHVIRRCAELHLQHIAGPDPFEQGSSRPLDFGHWAAHKLEQLTDYQLRHGEAVAIGIALDCVYSHLAGLIEVPVLERVLRVLHELGFAVFCPKMAAHAEQPAHPDSLLLGLQEFREHLGGQLTVMLLAEIGRGVEVHALDTARLLEAISYLKAWQNTSRSPVEPNLHPLSLA
- the eboC gene encoding UbiA-like protein EboC (EboC, a homolog the polyprenyltransferase UbiA, belongs to system of proteins involved in the trafficking of precursor metabolites to an extracytoplasmic compartment so that the biosynthesis of certain natural products, such as scytonemin, can be completed.), translated to MKRVVAHLRLMRPANIITAVADILLGFAASGSAAGLLRAAPGARVQTLGWLVLATVGLYGGGVVFNDVCDAELDRLERPERPIPSGQATRLSAGLLGTGLLLSGIVAAWQVSFISGLLAAGIAALALLYDAWGKHHSWLGPLNMGACRGANLLLGLSAVPAALSHYWFIGLIPLVYIAAITSISRGEVHGGNKKALLGSLALYGLVVAAILAVLGLPQVAALSAVPFLLGFGYFIFPPLLRALASLQAQDVRQAVKAGVMALILLDATLAAGFAGWQYGVLVLLLFPVSRLLARVFAVT
- a CDS encoding TatD family hydrolase, whose protein sequence is MAYIDPHVHMTSRTTDDYQAMQRAGVVAVIEPAFWMGQPRTEVGTFKDYYSHLIGFERFRASQFGIRHYCTIGLNSKEANNEALAEEVMELLPLFIYKEGVVGVGEIGYDDQTAAEDKYYRLQLELAREAGLPVQIHTPHRDKKQGTIRSMEVALEHGLAPHMVIVDHNNEETVEQVLERGFWAAFTIYPHTKMGNERMTEIVRQYGPERIMVNSAADWGISDPLAVPKTAQLMLERGISAEAVHLVTYQNALAAFGQSGQMPESDWLQAPAVDQSQRYAGSSILRGGQVPQSDPSSALIR
- a CDS encoding EboA domain-containing protein; translation: MNTAALCAWLTPLVMAQLPAESVSWLQDTLSAQLSERDFLAAFSRVPRLSGKAHLALTQAQALEAKALHAGFSPERWTLAQATRALLLARAPHHSSDDYGALLHRLSATADLGELVALYSGLPVLPYPETHLSWATDGIRSTITDVFDAVALHNPYPHDFLPPEAWNQMVLKAVFNARPLYQIYGLDNRRNPTLARMLLDYAHERWAAGRSLTPEVWRLVSPYFTPESLENLRPLLRSPEPLQVQAAALALSESTLPAAEQLLAQHPAARQTLSHESVTWHRIGEQAYLL
- a CDS encoding ferritin-like domain-containing protein — encoded protein: MLLLKSSLAQDLTDPAALRTALQQAIELEHSTIPPYLYALYSLIQGKNDAIAALIQSVVIEEMTHMALACNILNAIGGAPVIDSPDFIPQYPGPLPGTVESQLTVPLAPFSLDLVKNVFMVIEEPEDPLNYPVVGLRAAAAPPLTIGQFYEKIREALIANGEGIFTGDTSRQVSATYMGITPVTNLAQAVAAIDLIVEQGEGTTTSPQASPTELAHYYRFAEIYHGRQLVPTTAAVPVGAEDAEPFDDGYSYSGPAIAFDPAGVYPVVTNPKAAQYAPGTLARNDCDTFNYSYTGLLQALHQTFNGTPAAIQGAIGAMFTLKTQAIGMMQVVIKPGSPTTAGPSFEYQPTLPADQSA
- a CDS encoding ribonuclease D translates to MSTPTIHYLTTEADVQQAATALQAAPRLAVDLEFDDMRHRYGRNLALIQIFDGQVVYLIDPIPLTNPAQELEPIWVLLREPAIEKVFHSCKSDILLLDELYGVHVRNILDTSVQYTLLGESDNNISLGRLIQAELGLEVDKGEQKSNWLKRPLTEAQKVYAANDVLYLFELADRLQAKLAALGRAEWAAQENATLEEVRYTRDDRPYLRIAGKYRILPGELPLFRDLYMLRDQVARQLDKPPYMVFANDRLSELVRDTPRDANDWKNTRGLHPELKRAPYLDQLAALSPDNFVPVPEPAATGEQRRFPFRRRLSGEKAAKADAREQLLTQLKGLITADINVYVANLVLSNRLVADIIELGADQVLRPWQKTILQEACQRHGLNYGQIATPFDSAA
- a CDS encoding DUF2721 domain-containing protein encodes the protein MEITLTTPALLFPALSLLLLAYTNRFLALVNIVRTLKTQYKTTHSPHLIQQIHNLRRRVEMVRNMQAVGVASMLGCVLAMFLIYAGFNAAGALVFGGSLLALLVSLGMSLYEIQISVVALQIELNDLEESEEQRLAGHA